TCGGTAGAGAAGTTGCTGGCAGTGACGAAATGTGACGTATAAGCGGTATACTTCTTCTCCAGATCGAAAATGACCGATCTGTTTTTGAAGAAGTCAAGACCGGCAACAAAACTGGTCTGGTCATTGGGTTGTTCCGTCGTGCCGCTGGTGTAGGTGAAGTCGATATTGTCCAGCCTTACCGGATCGCCATCCGTTCCTGCGATTGTAACGCTCGGGATGTTGCCCGATGCGCTTACGATCTCGCGTTGCTCATTTCTCCGAACATTTTTAAGTTTGACGCCCGCATCCTGAAATTGCTTCAGCATCGCATCACTGATCTCCAGACTGCCACCGCCCGGTGTGCCGGTGTCGAGCAATACCGCGGTCTTGTTGGGGTCGGTGATTGGTGGGGCTCCATCCTTAACCGTGTACTGCAGATTGTAGCTGCCTTCGTATTCGGTCGAGGCATTGGCGCCAGAGCCAGGAAAATTCTGATAAGAATCCTGATCTTTTTCCTCGGGTTCTCCCCATGGCATGGCATTAGTATATTGGGCCCGGAGGCTTGGATTGAGGTTGACAATCGTGCAGGGGGAACAGCCAGGCGTTTGGTCGCTCTCGGAATCCGGATTCACATTGGCGGAGACCACGTAGCCAGACCTGGTGACACTGCCCATCATGCCCCAGACACTTGTCTTGCCAAGAAAATCGCCGGCCCCGAATGTACCTGCGAAATCGCCGCCTTCGTCTGCCATCTTGCCAGCGGTCATTTTCGCCCGCTGCTCCTTATCGGCGTGATAAGGTTCTTGGAGATCCTGACCATACATATCTTTAAGTCCATCCGTCACGGATCCCGGCGTGCACTTAAGATTGTTGTCCTTGCAATACGCATGGGTATAGACAAAATCGAGAATGCGAGCAGCCCGGTATTTCTTATCGCTTACAGACGGCCCGTCGATTGTTATCTTTTGATCTGGATCGACATATGTAAATTTATCAATTTCCACGTTCTGAAGCTTATTACCATACGTTCCGTCCCCGTACGTATATACGTAAGGCGTGTCGGCAATCGGGCGGACCCCGGTCACCTCTGACCCGATCTGCGTGTTGAGCTGGTCCGAGCCCGTGTCGAATACGTATCGCTGCGCGTTGCCATTGTTGATCTTGGCCCAGATGCCCAGGCGGTCATGGCCTTCCCCGACATACTCCAGCGGGATCGAAATCGGGTCGTCGGCCAACGCTTCTCCAGTTGGAAATGCTACCAGACCCACCCCGAGAGACACAGCCGGCAGGAATACCGTCGTCATCGCGGTGGTTGCCGCCAGAAAGTTCTTTGTCCTGAAACAAGCCTGCATACCTGGTCCTCGAAAAAGTCTCGCAAACTGATTGTTCATTGGAACGGCCTCCTGAATTGTTTAACGAGACCCTTTATGGCGGCCCTGGCTGACAACAGCCTGAAAGCTGCAAGCGGCCTGCGAGAATGGGGCGATCCTGAATGACGACAGGTGCTGTCAACAATGGATGAGTGCTCGGCCTGAAAGCTGAGCACGCTTTATGCTCAGGCTGCTGACAAGGCCAAAGCAGCGTAAGTGCGGAGTGAAATCCAAGGTCCACATGGGTCGTCGCGCTTCCCGTGCGCCTGGGAAGGCGCCGGCCCGGCCAAGCTTTCCCAGATCGTCCGGATGGCGCACAAGATACCGGTTCAGGTCGATCGAGATGGAGGCCGAGGCGTATGCCAAGGCGGTCGACTGCCTGACGAAAGATCAGAATGCGTCGCTGGCGCTCTACGATTTCCGCCGGCAGCGAGCTCAGCTCCTGCCGGGCATCCGTGTTTACTGGCGACGAGACACAAGATGTGCCCAAATTGCCACCAGACCGTCACCTGCGATGAGTTTCGGCAACTGATTTTGTCCTTTCAATCGTCGCCACTTCCTGGCCGCGGCCAACATGGGCCACTCGAAGGCAGCAGACTGGCGGCTATATGGACGGGCTGTGAGCCCGCACCGGAGACATTGGCGAAATCTACGATCTCTATAGCAACGTCAAGGAGAAGCGCGAGGTGTTGCAGATGTGGTCAAATCACATCGAATGGCTGATCAAGCAGGCTGCGGATGACGCTCTGGCGGCGTAGCTGCTGGCATGGGCGGAAGATGCGGCGCAACAATCGTCAGAGCCTCATCGAATTGGAGATCATGCTTGACCAGCAAATGCGCGGCCAATGCTTCGATGGCTGACCAGTGATCGAGTACTAGCCGGGCCGTGCGATCTTCGATCCGCCTCCAACGGGGGCGGCGCGGCATCAGGAACCGCAACTCACCATAGATTCGCTTGGCATCCGCGTAGTCGCTGCTCCCCTCATTCCCATCGGACGCATTCATCGCCATATCGCGCGGGTCCAGATAGCCTTCGAATGCGGATTCTGCAAAAGGACCTGCCAGACACGCAACTATCTCTTGGATCGCTTCATCGCGTTGGAAATGTCGATCCATATCGTTCTCGAAAATCGGCTTTAGCTCCGAGGTGAATCCTTGCGCTGAATAGAAAACCGTGCCTTCGACAAAACCACCGCACTCTCCGTCACCGGCGTCGGGGTAAATACTAACACTTGAGAAAGCAGGGAGTTCACGGTCGTCGTCGAACATCTGACGGTGCAAAACGATGGCGGCCACCGCGTGCCCGGCTTCGTGATGCGCCACAGACGGGAGAAGATATTGGGAGGCTACATTCATGCGGTGCGGCTCTCAGATCTAGTTTCCATCCAAGCCCTGATATCGGATTCAAGCCATGCGACTCGGCCGGGGGAGATGCGACGCCGCTTAGGGAACAGGCCTGCCTTCAGAGTCGCGCGGTCGCGCTCGAACTGCGTTCCACTGAAGTGCTTCAGGGTCTTTGCCGACTGGCCGGCGGCCCAGGCAAGTGCCCGCTCGCCTTCCACATCTTCAAGCCAAAGATAGAGATCGTCGTCGGGAGCATCCAGCGTTGGACGGACATCAAATGCGTTCATGTCCGGACAGCCTTCAGAAAGAAGGGATAGAGGCTTCCGTTTGATCGGGAACGCTTAGTGTTGGTAGCGGCGCCCACATGTTCGAAAAGCGTGATCATTGATGAGTTCTTCCAGTCGGTGCGGCATCGCAGTGCTTTTGCGCATAGGACCGCAATTGTCGTGCCAACTGGGAAAATCGTTTCGGAACAACGTGATCGCTCTGGCAGCGTTGTGTCAGATGTCCGACATCGTCGAGAATCCGACAACGAGTGCTCCTCCTAATCACCGGATCAACCTCCGGCGCCAGTCGGTGACACCGCATTCCTCTGTCTTTCCAGGAGACGGCGTGGACATCAATGCCGTTCCTCACCGAACCCGCCTCCTAGCCCTTCGCCCATACGTCACGGCCGCCCCCCGGTTTGGCTTCAACCTGAAGGATTACGGCGTCCTCTTCGCAGAGAAGATCGGGTTGTTCGTGGCGCGCGCAGCGGAGCCCAAGGAGCTTTTCTGGGTTGCGGATACTGGCATGTCGATATTACGACCGTGTGTCCTTCGACAAGCTTGGTGGCTTCTTCAACCAGAATCTCGCCGCGGAGATCGAATCGTTATCTGCGCCGCAAAGTGCGGCCGGTGAGCGGCGTGGCCCTGCGTTCCAGTTGGCCACGGTCCTCGCTGGGACGAGCAAGTAAATGGCTTGCGCAGCAACGGTGCGATCACACCTGGAGCACGGCGTCATCAGGAAAGCGCCATCCTTGTGCGCCCACGACACCCTGGTCGCCATCGGCCGCATCGCGGGGGGGCACTGTGGGCGATAACCATTCATTGATCTGGGCGATTGAGGGTTCTGCCGGGGCGCTATTGCTGCTCGGTAGGGCTGCGGGCTGGCGAGTCTACCAAGGCGAGCAACGACAGGCGAGACGGCAGACATTACGTGACGGAACTTGATATTGCAGTGCAGCAAGCGTAGAGCACCGCGCGCTTATCGGAGTGTCGTCCATGGCCCTTACCAATGCTGGTAACGAGGCAGAACCTGTCGAACAATCGAGCCATTCTGAGGTCGAGCAGCACAGCACCAAGGCGCTGATGTTGGGCGCACTAGGTGTCGTTTATGGCGATATAGGCACCAGCCCGATCTATGCATTTCGCGAGGCGTTGCATGCATCAGCGGGTGGCAACGTCGCCAGCCGTGGCGACATCCTCGGCGTACTCTCGCTGATCATCTGGTCCCTGACGATCACCGTGACGATCAAATACATCATGTTCGTGCTCCGCGCCGACAATCGAGGCGAGGGCGGAGTGCTGTCGCTTATGGCGCTGGCGCGCAACAGTTTCCCGACCTGCTCTGCGGTGATCCTCGGCATCGGCATCGGCATCGGCATCGTCGGCGCGGCGCTTTTTTTTGGCGACGCCGTCATTACGCCGGCAATCTCGGTACTGTCGGCGGTCGAAGGTATGAATGTCGTCACGCCGAC
The window above is part of the Mesorhizobium sp. WSM4904 genome. Proteins encoded here:
- a CDS encoding AlpA family phage regulatory protein, whose translation is MNAFDVRPTLDAPDDDLYLWLEDVEGERALAWAAGQSAKTLKHFSGTQFERDRATLKAGLFPKRRRISPGRVAWLESDIRAWMETRSESRTA